AAAAGCTCGTTTTCCCATTCTCAAAACGATGAAACCATACCCTTTTCCCACACAAAGAAACATTGTCATTGTATGCATTGCTCTTCACAatcattgtcattttcatacctaacaattttaagttaattaaatcataggttttatttcctttttggattaaaagatagaagggcaaaattgtaCAATCTAGCTTATTAAGCATTAAATTatgaatatttatcaaacaataTAAATAGATTCAGCATTAagattcagacattcatatatctcttttcagtgcttaaaattcagcaaattaattatttcagtattcagaattcagaattcagaattcagtGTTATCAAACGGAGCCTTAGTAGAGTACTGTGACGACAGCGTATCAAGCACCACCAAGCACCGAGTCTCTGCATACATTTATATAATCAGGCGAAGCGGAGATCATAAATTCCCAATTTCGTGGAGGCAAGCTTGTAAACATATGCTCGCTACAAAACCCAAATTGGAATTGAGATCTCTTAAGCCCGGCAAGGTGGAATTAGTTCTTGGGTTATGGGCAATCAGAATATCCCATGTTCCCAGAGTTCAAAAGAGGGACTTGGTCGTTAGTTTTGGGCCTGTTCTAAGACTATTCTATTCTTCGCCTAAGTCCTTGTTAAGCTAAAAGGTCCCATTTTTCGTCAGAGCATTTTTGGGTCATAGATCGCACAAAGACCTTTCTACATGTACAATTTTTCCTGTCCTGTGATTAATCCAGTTAGGGTCTTActcatggttcaaagtcgcggtcgcggtCGCGGCTTGGATCGTTTCACATCGGTCTCGGCATATCGGTCGCGGTCTCGACGAGAcgtgaaattttgaaatatttaatattctaaaaattgtcaaaaatatgataaataaaaataattaaaaattagtaaaaataataaaaattcaagttGACTCGGGATGATTCAGAGTGACTCGGCCGTTTCAACCCTTCACGGTGACGTCTCGGCCTGTCACGTATCTCGGAGACGTTTCGTCGCGGTCTAGTCTCGAGCTAAGCCGAGACGTCTCGGTCTCGGCCGAGTCTTCGAACCATGGTCTTACTCACGcccaaaagaaagaagaaatatGTCTCCAAAACCCCGCTTAAATTAGTGACTGGATTTTCAAGTATTATTCTCCTTCTTCTTTGCAAGACTTAAACAGTCTCCCGTTAAAATTAttagaagagagagagagaagataTTTTTTCCCCCCTTTATCTCTATGACAAAAACAGAATACTTAATAAAAAAGAAGAACCATCATCATAATGTCACAAACAAACAAAGTGCTACAATGCTAGTGTTGGCTTCTTAGATGAACCAAACGTCATGGAGCCTAGTTCAACAGTTCCGCCAACTTTTGAAGACATGCATAATTCAAAGAGACCTCTTAACGGGAAAGTCTCTCCACGCTCTTTTCATCAAGTCCCTTATACCACCTTCGACCTACCTATCCAATCACTTCATCACCCTCTACTCCAAATGCGGCCTACTCTCCGACGCCCGCAAGGCTTTCGACACCACCGCCAACCCAAATGTTTTCTCCTTCAACGCCATTATAGCTGCTTATGCCAAAGAGTCTCTGGCCCACTTCGCTCACCAACTGTTCGACCAGATTCCCCAGCCTGATCTGGTTTCCTATAATACTCTCATCTCTGCCTATGCTGACCGCGGGGATACCCTGCCTGCCCTTCAACTCTTTAGGCGTATTAGGCTTATGGGTTTGGATATGGATGGCTTCACATTCTCTGCGGCAGTCAATGCTGCTTCTGATAACAACAGTTTGATTCAGCAGCTGCACTGCTTGGCTGTTTTGGGTGGGTTTGATTCATATGCTTCTGTAAACAATACTTTAATTACGTGGTACGGTAAAAATGGCTTCATAGATGAGGCCAAGAAGGTATTTTATGGGATGGAAGAAATTAAAGATGAGGTGTCTTGGAATTCAATGATTGTGGCTTACGGGCAGCACAAAGAGGGATCAAAGGCGCTCTCTTTGTATCAAGAAATGGTTCGCAGGGATTTTAGCGTTGACATGTTTACTTTGGCAAGCGTATTGACTGCCTTTACAAGCATGGAGGATTTGTTTGGTGGGCTTCAGTTTCACGCTCAATTGATCAGAATGGGGTTCCACCAGAACCCTCATGTGGCAAGTAGTTTGGTAGATTTGTATGCAAAATGCAGAGGTAGTATCTTGGACTGCAGAAAAGTATTTGAGGAAATTCCTGACCCCGACTTGGTCCTGTGGAATACAATGATTTCTGCGTGTTCCCAGAATGAGGAGTTCTATGAAGAGGCAGTCGCTTGCTTCAAAGAGATGCAAATGTCTGGTCACCGTCCTGATGATTGCAGCTTTGTTTGTGTGCTTAGTGCTTGTTCTAACTTGGCATCACCTTCACAAGGGAGGCAAATTCACGCTTTGGTAGTTAAAGCTGATATACCATCAAACCTAGTTGCGGTAGATAATGCCCTGATAGCTATGTattccaaatctggaaatcttCAAGATGCAAGGAAGGTATTCAATCAGATGCCGGAGCATAACAGTGTCACTTTCAATTCAATTATTGCTGGATACGCTCAGCATGGTTTAGGAAAGGAATCGTTGTTACTTTTCGAACAGATGCTTGAAAGTGATACGGCTGCTTCTAGCATAACTTTCATATCTGTTCTTTGTGCATGCGCGCATACAGGAGAAGTTGAAGAAGGGCAGaaatatttcaaaatgatgACTCAGAAATTTAGGATAGAACCAGAGCCAGAACATTATTCATGCATGATTGACCTTTTGGGTCGAGCAGGCCAGCTCAAGGAAGCAGAGAAACTGATTGAGACCATGCCACATGATCCTGGCAGCATTGGTTGGGGATCATTGCTCAGAGCCTGTAGAACACATGGTGACATGGAGCTAGCAGAAAAAGCAGCTAAAAAGTGTCTTCAGCTGGACTCTTCAAATGCAGTTCCATATGTCATGCTTGCGCACATGTATGCCAGTGCTGGCAGATGGGAAGAAGTTGCCAAAGCTAGAAAACTAATGCGAGATAAGCAACTAAAGAAGAAACCAGGGTGTAGTTGGATTGAGTTGGACAAGAGGATCCATGTGTTTCTAGCAGACGATAGTTCGCATCCAATGATAAATGAGATATATGATTTTTGGGAAGAGATGTCAAAGAAGATGAGGCAAGCAGGTTATTGGCCGACTGTGAGGTGGAAAGGTGAAGAAACAGCTAGGCAGGGGTATCACAGTGAGAAGCTAGCAGTTGGATTTGCTTTATTAACAACTAAAGAAGGTGATCCAATACTTGTTGTGAAAAACTTGAGGATATGCGAGGACTGTCACAATGCAATTAAAGTTATCTCTACCATAACTGGGAGAGAGATTACTGTTAGGGATTGTTACAGGTTTCACTTCTTCAAGGATGGGCAATGTTCATGTGCCGACTTTTGGTGATTACTTTTCTGTCAAGGATGGAAGAGCTAGTGTTGTGAGGAGTTCAAGGAGATTAAATCTGCTACTATTCTACTAAGCAAACATTTACTTGGTGGATTCCATGTATACAGTACACTGCAAATCTTGCTAAAATGACCCTATGACATGTTTTCCAATGTCACCTCTCCATTGAGTTCACATTGGTGCTGGATACTTCCGTAAGTTTAGAAGGCTCAATTCTGGCAGTCCATCCCCGATGGTGAAGTTGCTAAAACTTTGTAAATTCAGAAAGACTCTTTTCATCTATTGTAACTTGTTATTGGCATGCTAACATTGGAAGTGAAGCGAATTTGATTGTATTCTGCTGATGTACCATGGAATAATCTTGTATATGTTTTCTCCCTCTGCTGCCTCGTCGCTTTGGAATGTTTTTAGCATACTTAAATTCATAGACAGTAATTAAAATCCAATGGTAGCAAGAACAAGGACTTGCAATATTAGACACAGCAACTGATAATTAGCCAAATTCCAAAAACTCGTGCCTATTGCCTTTTGAACTGTTCAAAAAATTGTTCTCTAATGCAAGGAAACTGTATAAGCACTAAATAAATAACTCCTATCCTACCAATTATCTAATCAATAATTATTGATTCAGTGGCttaataaagtgaaaatttaaAGACAGTCCTAGTATTGAAGCAAGTCAGCGAAAAGACTTGAGATGGAAAACTTGGCACCTTGGGATGTATGTGCTCTCGGTTGCAACCTGTTCAAACTTTTTTACTGCAGCTTCATTCTCCATTAAACTAGTCTGGACAAAAAAACGACCCCACCAAGAAGAGCTGCGCATTTTTGCCTGGACATGAAATTTGGAGTAGTTATTTTTCAGGCAAAACAAGCCCTCTGCATTCAGCAAATATAAGCAGCAAATATCCCACAACAGAGCATCTCAACCAGTAATGTCTCATTTTGCGTACTCTAAGTTCTTCATGCTAAAAGTATAAAAGAAGCTTTGATAATTGAACCAGATGTAAATGATTGGCCTTTGCTCTTTGATTGTGGAAGTTTTTGTATATTTTGTTGTCTGTTTTTGGCGGACTAAAAGCAGAGAACTAAAATCGAGAGGCAAACAGGCTGGTACAGATTCAAAAAAATACATGCAACCATAGGTAACAAATTTGTAGCCTATGATCAGCTACTGTAATAATGGTCAATGCTTTAGACACTAAAAcaatccaaaaaagaaaataggaaaaaaaaaggcttaGGCCCCAAATTAAATGACTATTGACAGAAAGCATCAAAACTACAGCATCTGAGACAGGATTCCTCCTGGAAAAAGGCTAGAGAAAGAGCACATTGACCTTCCACATAAGCTACAACTTTTCTCTGACATACTATTTCAGCAAAAGAAACCCCCATATTTATCCTGTTGGTATGCCAATTAGCTGACTCTTCCTACATCATTTTTCGATTGCTAGCTATAAAAACATCTAAAAAGCAGTAAGACTACTTGAAGCCAAACTAGTTAATAGCTTACCGGGCGCCCAAACTTGGATAGCTCAGCAACATTAGCTCTAGAATGACCTGGAAAACCTAAATAGGAAAAGATATAGACCAAATAACAGGGAATTCAATCTCCATCTTGTTAATAAACTAGATATAAAATGAGGAGTTTACAAACTAATCACTGTTTTTGGGTCGGACTAGTTAAATGAATACTGAATAGCTTAGGTTGAGAACCAGTACCAGTAATGGTTGGTGGGTTCCAAAATCAGCATGCATTCAAAGGAAAACAGACCAAATTGTTCAAGTAAAAGAATACATGCAAAGTACATGGAACTGCACATGTAAGTGGATCACTCAAGTAAAAGAATACATGCAAAGTAGATGGACCAGTATATCAGCACAAGTGGATGGGAGCATGGCTCTGAGGATGTGCCAATGTGTGTACAAgtgagagagagatagagagagagttTGTGTGCATGTGCATGCACAATTatgtttgtgtttgtgtgtgtgtgtgtgtgtgtgtgagagagagagagagagaactctATTTTAGGAGACAAATATTTGGCTGCTCTATGGTTTGCTAATTTATTGCAAAAGAAGGTAAATGACTTCTAGTTCTACATGATGTGTTGCTGGGCAAGGATGAAAGCGTCTTGCAGGTTTGAAATTCTTTCACTTAGATACACAACTAAATATTACCAGACAGCAGTATGCATATTGTTTTGAGCTTACCTGTAAATATGACGAGACCATCAGATGACACCCTCGCCAAATCAGAAAGAGTCTTGTTCAGGTATTTTGGGGACAAATAATCCACAGCATCTGACACAAtaacaagagaaaatgagttTTCCCTGTATGGAAGAGAAAACTTGATATCTGCCACGCGTACTATGCCCCTGTGCACAAGGCTTTTGCAGCTCCCACTGGGATCCTCCAAATCGTAGGGCTCCACACCCCAGGCTTCAGTATCATCGTCTTTCAACAAATTGGAGACCACCGAACAAGTATCAAGTCCTACATGCAAAACTTTTTGCATGCTTGCACCATATGCCTTCTTTAGGATAGGTATTGCTCTCAAAAGTTCCAATGTACATGTGTTGCCTATAGATGCTGAAAACTCAAACTATCAGCCCTTGGCATACCAAGTCCTCGTAAAAATTAGATCACAGTGATGTTCAACTAACATATTCAATGCTTTCTAGACAATTCTATAGCTACATATTAATCACGATTTAACataaaaaacttttgaaaaaataaaacaaaaagatGAAAAGGGAATCAATTGCAACTTTTGGGCAACGTTTATACATCTAAAACTTAAATATCTGAAGTTGTACCATCAATTCCAGCAACCGCTTCCCTGCTAGTCCCTGATAAACCTACAAACAAAAATCTCTTTCAGGGTGAGAAGGGAGAAACATTCGATCTCAGATCCTATTAGAAAtcaaaaaaaagatttaaaacatgaaacttCTAAAAAATACGATGCGAAATTTTATTAACCTATTGTTTCTCATTTTGAAGTCATACATGAAATGATTAGTAGCCAACAGACAACCTATATCTCAGCAAACAAAGAGTTACCTGAGCCCCGAAACAAATAGCCAACAACGAGGATGACACCCTGAAAGTTTAAGAATGACGAGAAAGTTTCAGCATATGAACACTCAAGTTGCAACATGGAACTTGGAATTTAGAGCAATAAAAGGAAGGAAATGCATCACACAGCTAGCTGCATATTTCATtcacaaacaacaaaaaagagtTGTAGTCTAACGTACCAGGGCACCAAGGACCACGGATAACAAAGAAGAAGGGCGTGATTTAGGACGAAAACTTGCCCCAGAAATTCCAGTGGCCGTAGAGCGCCTTGCGGGATTTGAAGGCCTTCTTGACATGACTGTTCTAGTAGTGATCCACACTGGACCAAAACAAAGACGAAAATTTAACCATCATGACAGCCAAAGCACGATAAAATATGACCCTACTAATTCTACGCACAAATTGCAGACAGTGTTAAAGTAAGGAAACAAATTAAGCCCATACAAACCCGTTGTCTATGTCAAGGGCATCATACTATAATCATGATCTTCAATTGCTTTGCTTACAATAATAATCACGAGAAATGCAGCGACGGCCTAAGTTAAGACCGTGATCTATTTTTACGTGCCATTCTTCAAAGAAATACCAGAGTCCAACAGTTGTGCCAGCATATTCAGATCCAAATATAACCTTATTTCTCATGCCCCCCGTTCTCCTTCCTGTCCATATCCTTCCCCTTCtgagattattttcttttctttttcttaaacaACCATTTATGCTGAAAAATCAAGGCTAGTATTTGCAAAAGGACACATAAAGGTCGAGAAAGATTTAAACCTTGCAGGCAGATGATCATATCGATCAAAATACAATCGCagcaataaataattacataatgTGCATGCATGAACTCCAGAGGATGAGAAAATAATTCGACATCAAAAcgaaaaatgataataattaaGAGAAGTTTAAGGGATAAGGAGGAGCGTAACCTGAAGGAATCAAtttgagaagaagaaaagaggttACGGTGGAGGTGCGGCGGGGCGATGGGGTGGGGTTGCCTGCATTGTGGATCTAAAGATTTTAGTTATTTGGCGCGCCATCGGATCAACCGCGTTTAAATAGCGCTGCTGCTCCTACTACTTGATTAGATTTTGGATACTACGGGTGGCCTGCCAGCCTATAACAATAATAATAGGGAAAATCGTTTACATCACctctcacattttgtaaaataatttttcattttttatttttaaaagtgtaattttatgtcatttataaatttcatattaatcAAATTTAGTCTATTCTTAAATTTTTGACTAGTTTTTGTGCGAAATTTACCatgtgccttgcacgtgattatttttgaagggcaaaattatcaaatcaaattttacataatttgatccacaatccctcatatttcacaaaataaattattttatctctcacattttacaaaatgaatttttccatcaatcgtattttataaaataaattttttcatctctcaatGATCATATATacgaatgatttttttttaaacccatatatatatatatctatttcaTTTCACTTGAACAATACAAATAGTatataatatatctctatttgattttgcttgaCAAATAGAGATATCTTAGATGCTATTTGTACTGctcaagtaaaatcaaatagatatatacatgagtttaaaaaaaaattgttagtttttcactcaaattcatttctttttactcgaaaattgaaaacaaaaaaatttaattctaaacattatcgagtgtttatatcgaattaaatttagacaaaaaataaataaaggaaaagtatgacaaaaataaataagtgattggcacttttaaattttaaaacaatcacaAGGCAAATAATTCAACTATTAGTCTTAAAGATGATGAgtagaaatttcaaatttaaattataaTTTGTTAGCATGACTATAGAATTTGAATTATGACCCATTAGTTTGATGGCTTTATTATAAACTCAATAAATGAActattaccaaaagagaaaaggTCACATTGAATAAGTTTACATTGTGAGAGcatatagatatatacatggatttaaaacaaataattttgtttttaatctatgtatatatctattgaatagcatatATATGACTACAATTAGCctgtttaggtgaaatcaaatagagatatattatatACTATTTCTACAACTCAAGTGatatcaaatagatatatacatgggttttttttaaaaaaaactattcataTGCATggtcaatgagggatgaaaattttcattttgtaaaatgtgaaagataaaacaaatttcattttgtaaaatgtgagggaagaaacaatttattttgtgaaatttaaGAGACTATGGAtcggattatgtaaattttgatttgataattttgcccttaaaaaatgattacATGCAAGACACATGATAGATTCCTATCAAAAACCAGTTGAAAATCTAGGTAGAGATCAAATTTGACTAATGTAAATTTGTAAGGAatgtaaaattatacttttaaaagtaaatgatgaaaatgctattttacaaaatatgaaagacgttttgaactatttttccataataataataattgaaCTTACGCCGTTCCAGCTCAAGTTGTTTAAAGGAATAAACCATGTGATTCGCCCTCCTACATTTTTTAAGCCCAATGTGAAAATATCTAACCAGGTCATTCTCTATTTGGTAAATagagaaagacaaatatttgctTTTCAAGACATACAACTCATGGCATATTTTTCACTTGAGATTTGATTTGAGaattgagagaaagaaaaagaaaattataattCAAGACTTTAAaagaaacttaaaaaaaaaaagaaggttaAACCTAAGAATGCCAAATTAGTCAAACAAGTCAACTCATATTTATTCCTACAattgtttgataattcaatttaaaacttaaatttaacgaattcaaattttaacatattcagacATGTTTGACGACAAAACATAAAAACATCTTAATTAATTGATTAAGTGACTCTGAATTATTTAGGCAAAACTTactccaaaaaataaataataaaccGTTCACAACTTAATAAAAAATATGCTCAAATGTTGGGATTTTAATTCAATAAATTAATGActttaaatttcagatttcagttttattaatatttacCATATAACAAAGTAGAGTATATACTACTTCGTCCTGGTATCTGTTAATGAATTGGCACATCATCATCTGTGAAGAGAGGAAcaacacaagtataataatCTTCACAATGAGAGTTTCTATGGCTGCCGCGATAGCTACTATCCAAAATTGATGTTGGATCCTGATTTGATGGCCAAAACAAAGTAGAAAGAAATCCAGCAGGCTAAGCGTCATTGATTTGGTGCCCCTCCTCCAAGTCATTCTTCTTTagcatgcatatatatatatatatatatatatatatatatatatatcttccaGAACTGGATCACATGAATTAAGATTTAAGCTTGCAGCTTCCCAGCTTTCTTTGATCTGGCCGAACTCATCATAGTAGCATTAATCCAATGGCAACACAGCTACGGCTGCAGGAAGACAAAATGAAGCTATCCTGCCTGGCCAACTGGCTATTGCTCAGCTGCTATAGGATCTTCTGAGCGAGGGGGCCTCCATTTGCGATCAAAGATGCTCCTTTCCACGACTTTCTCGTTCTGGATCTTTAACCTCTCATCAATCAGCTCCAGCAACTCTTGCAAGCCAACTCCCATAATGGCAGATGTTTTCACATATGCAGTGGGTCCCAAATCAAATTGAGGATCTTTTCTGCTATTCCTCCAGCTCCTGTAGGTGAAACTTCGTAAATTATCCGGAGTGTCTTGTCCCACAGAACAGCCTTCGTAGTCCACCAGTGATTCTTGTTCTTCTCCTGATAACAGCCAACCATCAGAATAATCACCTTGTTGATCATCCAGGCCCTCCTCACAATTCCCTGACAATTCAGCCTTTGCATCTACATCATCAGCTTCAGAAACATCCAGTCCGGACAACTGGTCAGAAACATTTTCACCGTCCTTTGCATCTGATAAATCGCCAACTTCTTCATCCTCACCATATTCATCGCGCCGGAATTCCTCATCTTGAAGATCAATCTGAAAATGTTTtgccaacaaaaaaaaaaaaagcatctcCTTCTCAGATACTCAAATTTTTTGCCTGTAGTCCACAACTTAAGGAAGGAACTGGCCATAATACCTTATTCCAAACTTCAATCATATTCGCAAGCTTCTCCTCAGATACTCCTATTTGCCGAAGAACTTGAAGTACAGTCTTCCGTTGCTCATCGAGAAATGGCGAACTCGAGTCTAGGACATGCTGCAAAAGAAATTGCCAGTTATCTTGTGTAGCAATTAAAACAATCAAAGCACTCCATCCATTTGTCGAAGGCAGGAATGAGACATCTCGAAATAATGCCCCAACTTCACAAGATTTTTATGCACTCCTTTGCTCCCTCTGGGAAGGAGAATTGATTCCCCAGGTATCAGGTGCTTTTACAGAGCATAGATCAAAGTTCAAGATCGAAGTCAACAGACAACAATCAAATAGTACTACATCATACCACAAGGAGGTCGGCCTCAACAACCTCTTCCAAGGTTGCATGAAATGCTTCCACCAACTGCAAGGTGCAAAATATGAGAAGTAAGAACCATGCAAATAAAGCCCAATGGAAAAACACAGCTTCCTGGTTACCTGCACGGGCAAATCTGATATGAAACCAACTGTATCACTAAGAAGCACCTTCCTCCTGAAAATAAGGGAGAAATAACGATCATCTCCATGACATAAAGCTTAGCAGATAATAAAAATCTTCCTACTTTATATCATCATAAAAGTTGACAAAAATTATTAGCGTTTCAATAACAAAATTCAGAAGTTGTTGCTTACTAcagaaaactaaaaattaaaatctgaagtgGTTTATATTACCCAGAAGGAAGAACTACACTTCTTAATTTAGGGTCAACTGTTGCAAATAATCTGCATAATTACAAAATTCCGATGAGCCACGCAAACCTTAACCAAAAGAACACAAGAAATGGATACCAGATCCATGAGACCTCCATATCATGTGAATGACGTTATCAAGATATACAAAGAAGACAATTGACTGCATAAACAATTTGCTATACCGGTCATCACAGTAAAGATAACTCTCTGAAAGCTCACCAACTAGGGTAGATTTTCCCTACAGAGAAAAGCCAAACAGCATTAGGCTAATTAAACAATAGGGAACTGTAAAAGGAATTAGAGGTGTTCTAACCACCTACAGCATTTGTGTACCCAACTACAGCAACAGTAGCAATGACATCATCATCTGATCCTCCATGCCTCTTACGAGCAGCACGTTGCACAGCTCGTGTCCGTCGCACCTCCTTAATTTCAGACAACAATTGACTCCGCCGCTCCAGTATTCTGAAATTGAAGAGTCACAAGACATATATACTTCTATTGAAGGCATGTAACAAGTGGTGGTCGTGGTGGTGAAGAGGGagggggggagagagagagagagagagagagagaacttGATAAACACAGAAGTGTAAACTGTAATAGAAATCCAAAACACAGAAGGTAAAATGGTTCACACACAAAGCATCCTGTCAAGAGAAGTTTCATTTGAACTGATCCTGTTAACAAAATGTTTTCACTAGTGAAAAAAGGTCCCCGCTCAACATTCAACTCTTCGCTTCTTTTTACACCACATTCCAGGACAAAGTCAAAAAAGGACACAGAACTCTCAACTAACTTGCCATGATAAAGTTAGAAGTCAAACTAGAACTTTCTGGATACCATGCTTTTAAGTCAGTTACCCCATACCACCCTTCGTTTAATAGGAGTGTACTTCAATACAAATAAAGTAGAGAACCAACCATCATATCCATTTCTATCTCAATCCCCTTGACTTACATATTTCTTTTGCATATACAGACATTTAGAAGATACCTGTATAATGGCAATCTAAGAATCAGTTGAGTGCAAGGTTTAAAGTCAATGATCAAACCTCCGTCTTTGGAGTTGAAGTTCAGTTTCTCCTGCACCACTAATGAAACCACGCCCCCCACTTCCTCTCCTGCAAGTCACAAGGAAGTGCATAAGATTGGAACAAAAACCACAAAGGCTACAAAATAAGCAAAAGGCTCTATCTGACATCAATTGGTTTTAAACAATAGACGTCTATCATAAGAATGAATATTCCCATACTAGGtaatttttctctcttgttcctTTTGAGGACTTTTACTAAAGATGTATCACATGGCTGAGCAGTAACTGAGGAACTTCAAACAATGTACTTACCCTCTGGCACTGACTACTTCTGCTTCACCAGCTCCGCCAAATGTATAGCGCCCACCAGGACCACGAACACGGACAAGCCTTGATCTCTTGTACATAAGAGCTGCTAACTCAGCCTGTGGGTCAATGATGGATCAAAGATGAAATATTTGAAACTTGTACGAATAATGGTAACAACAATAGTAACAATGGTAGAAGGCAGAATATTCGCTCAATACTTGTAGCTTTGCTTCCTTTGTCTGTGCATGAGCATTAAAGATCTCTATGATCAGACCCACGCGATCTAAAACAGGTTTGCCCCAAATACGCTGTCATTTGAATAAAAAGACAAACAAATGGGTAAAAATGATCAAATGATATTCATACAATATATAGAGTAGATAAGTAGGTGGATTTGTCTAAACAGACCGCAGACCGCAGAAGGCAATTAAAATTAAAACTTACCTCCAAATTCCTCTGTTGAATGCCCGAAAGACTTGCATTCACAAATAT
This sequence is a window from Coffea eugenioides isolate CCC68of chromosome 7, Ceug_1.0, whole genome shotgun sequence. Protein-coding genes within it:
- the LOC113778594 gene encoding pentatricopeptide repeat-containing protein At3g49710, translated to MNQTSWSLVQQFRQLLKTCIIQRDLLTGKSLHALFIKSLIPPSTYLSNHFITLYSKCGLLSDARKAFDTTANPNVFSFNAIIAAYAKESLAHFAHQLFDQIPQPDLVSYNTLISAYADRGDTLPALQLFRRIRLMGLDMDGFTFSAAVNAASDNNSLIQQLHCLAVLGGFDSYASVNNTLITWYGKNGFIDEAKKVFYGMEEIKDEVSWNSMIVAYGQHKEGSKALSLYQEMVRRDFSVDMFTLASVLTAFTSMEDLFGGLQFHAQLIRMGFHQNPHVASSLVDLYAKCRGSILDCRKVFEEIPDPDLVLWNTMISACSQNEEFYEEAVACFKEMQMSGHRPDDCSFVCVLSACSNLASPSQGRQIHALVVKADIPSNLVAVDNALIAMYSKSGNLQDARKVFNQMPEHNSVTFNSIIAGYAQHGLGKESLLLFEQMLESDTAASSITFISVLCACAHTGEVEEGQKYFKMMTQKFRIEPEPEHYSCMIDLLGRAGQLKEAEKLIETMPHDPGSIGWGSLLRACRTHGDMELAEKAAKKCLQLDSSNAVPYVMLAHMYASAGRWEEVAKARKLMRDKQLKKKPGCSWIELDKRIHVFLADDSSHPMINEIYDFWEEMSKKMRQAGYWPTVRWKGEETARQGYHSEKLAVGFALLTTKEGDPILVVKNLRICEDCHNAIKVISTITGREITVRDCYRFHFFKDGQCSCADFW
- the LOC113777460 gene encoding GTP-binding protein At3g49725, chloroplastic; the encoded protein is MFRTISRIRHIQSLLSPKSLVYTTLTNHIPGYDTHPSLLSPSNSFFESPKLHSFLSTLSFPFSSSQILQRRHQDGESIENNELVSRPPKLFVVQPRFRPEPVLQWKLEEALNLANSLEEQRDGYYDTEFSEKELPPHVVVQNPIDRSPRADTYFRKGTVDTVKCHLYALDSKDEVDAIFVNASLSGIQQRNLERIWGKPVLDRVGLIIEIFNAHAQTKEAKLQAELAALMYKRSRLVRVRGPGGRYTFGGAGEAEVVSARGRGSGGRGFISGAGETELQLQRRRILERRSQLLSEIKEVRRTRAVQRAARKRHGGSDDDVIATVAVVGYTNAGKSTLVGELSESYLYCDDRLFATVDPKLRSVVLPSGRKVLLSDTVGFISDLPVQLVEAFHATLEEVVEADLLVHVLDSSSPFLDEQRKTVLQVLRQIGVSEEKLANMIEVWNKIDLQDEEFRRDEYGEDEEVGDLSDAKDGENVSDQLSGLDVSEADDVDAKAELSGNCEEGLDDQQGDYSDGWLLSGEEQESLVDYEGCSVGQDTPDNLRSFTYRSWRNSRKDPQFDLGPTAYVKTSAIMGVGLQELLELIDERLKIQNEKVVERSIFDRKWRPPRSEDPIAAEQ
- the LOC113778585 gene encoding probable pectin methylesterase CGR2; this encodes MSRRPSNPARRSTATGISGASFRPKSRPSSLLSVVLGALGVILVVGYLFRGSGLSGTSREAVAGIDASIGNTCTLELLRAIPILKKAYGASMQKVLHVGLDTCSVVSNLLKDDDTEAWGVEPYDLEDPSGSCKSLVHRGIVRVADIKFSLPYRENSFSLVIVSDAVDYLSPKYLNKTLSDLARVSSDGLVIFTGFPGHSRANVAELSKFGRPAKMRSSSWWGRFFVQTSLMENEAAVKKFEQVATESTYIPRCQVFHLKSFR